The proteins below are encoded in one region of Festucalex cinctus isolate MCC-2025b chromosome 2, RoL_Fcin_1.0, whole genome shotgun sequence:
- the troap gene encoding uncharacterized protein troap isoform X1: protein MEASPPVLREKREDGSNAYFSRVKNENKIPLEPQNSKPVPTLHLPDRDSENQDPERNTLVRPRVSRLPVLVKSHHPPPPPFLVTQWEEKTLAGKVKKKKSCTRPKPFNISQRKSLKTDIVTLQPNIGAHATQPKNLVCIKTQKPKENPPTCSTVLKSTVAATKEKCKSPGTASGHSGTLKAKNGAHHGISSSSSSSSSSSSISLDNMAHLTRKDPVRNENYQDNLSSHPCDKAAELQSDPASLLSILRNESTCISSQSNATPRSQSYAMFPYQVSVTECRQKAAANQKEQVKVVGPTRATPVKPSRRGTSIDTPQRVPIKKSLAAADKAVEFKPDATSLQSILRNEAVCISSQSNATQRSQSYAMFPQVSLTKSHQKAAANQKEQVKVVGPTRATPVKPSRRGTSIDTPQRVPIKKSLAAADKAVEFKPDPTSLQRILRNEGVCISSQSNATPRSQSYAMFPQVPVSKSHQKAAASQNPGVRVVGPVRATPVKPSRRVTFIDTPQRVPTKKSLAAAVPTHQEANMVTPQRDSAPSPNMQVVQTLFADQEDRQSLDKGKEEHLPVLQTSPLKSRCNDKANVTWEDENEQKIEKEQQFIQTLQRESVIVFSTGKKQDSSARRQRRGQNPSELGEVCQPVGRINLDDDIVDGDQKACCASNTALPLLPKSFSLMDDLRLDKEVAFYFSHSTSDHLRFLTSQPRCRDPVASLLNFEESTTFVPLSLDAPSPCSSSLEAKGYS, encoded by the exons ATGGAAGCATCTCCTCCAGTTCTTCGAGAGAAAAGGGAAGATGGGTCCAACGCATACTTTAGTAG AGTGAAAAATGAGAACAAAATACCACTGGAGCCACAGAACTCAAAGCCTGTACCCACACTGCACCTTCCTGACAGGGATTCAGAGAACCAAGATCCTGAGAGGAACACACTCGTGCGGCCAAGAGTGAGCAGACTTCCAGTGCTGGTCAAGTCTCaccatcctcctcctccaccttttCTTGTTACTCAGTGGGAGGAGAAAACTTTGGCT GGGAAAGTCAAGAAGAAAAAGTCATGCACCAGGCCTAAGCCTTTCAATATCTCTCAGCGAAAGAGTTTGAAAACAGACATTGTAACTTTACAGCCAAACATTGGTGCTCATGCCACCCAGCCTAAAAACCTTGTTTGTATAAAAACCCAGAAGCCAAAAGAGAACCCCCCGACGTGTTCAACTGTGTTAAAAAGCACAGTAGCAGCAACAAAGGAGAAATGTAAATCTCCTGGAACAGCCTCTGGGCATTCTGGCACTTTAAAGGCTAAAAATGGTGCACATCATGggatttcctcctcctcctcctcctcctcctcctcttcttctatcTCTTTGGATAACATGGCCCATCTCACTCGCAAAGATCCGGTGAGAAATGAGAACTATCAGGATAATCTCTCAAGCCACCCATGTG ACAAAGCTGCAGAACTCCAGTCCGATCCAGCCTCTTTGCTAAGCATCCTGCGTAATGAGAGCACGTGCATCTCCAGCCAATCAAATGCAACTCCACGCTCTCAATCTTATGCCATGTTT CCGTACCAAGTGTCTGTTACAGAGTGTCGTCAAAAAGCCGCTGCCAACCAGAAGGAGCAGGTGAAGGTTGTAGGCCCCACGCGTGCAACACCTGTAAAACCGTCTAGAAGAGGCACTTCTATTGATACG CCACAGAGAGTTCCGATCAAAAAGAGTTTGGCAGCAGCAG ACAAAGCTGTGGAATTTAAGCCAGATGCCACCTCACTGCAAAGTATCCTGCGTAATGAGGCCGTGTGCATCTCCAGCcaatcaaatgcaactcaacgcTCTCAATCTTATGCCATGTTT CCACAAGTGTCTCTTAcaaagagtcatcaaaaagctgctGCCAACCAGAAGGAGCAGGTGAAGGTTGTAGGCCCCACGCGTGCAACACCTGTAAAACCTTCTAGAAGAGGCACTTCTATTGATACG CCACAGAGAGTTCCGATCAAAAAGAGTTTGGCAGCAGCAg ACAAAGCTGTGGAATTTAAGCCAGATCCCACCTCACTGCAAAGAATCCTGCGTAATGAGGGCGTGTGCATCTCCAGCCAATCAAATGCAACTCCACGTTCTCAATCTTATGCCATGTTT CCACAAGTGCCTGTTTcaaagagtcatcaaaaagctgctGCTAGCCAAAACCCGGGGGTGAGGGTCGTCGGCCCCGTGCGCGCCACACCTGTAAAACCATCGAGAAGAGTCACTTTTATCGACACA CCACAAAGAGTTCCAACTAAAAAGAGTCTGGCTGCGGCAG TTCCAACGCACCAAGAGGCCAACATGGTGACACCGCAGAGAGATTCAGCTCCCAGTCCAAACATG CAAGTTGTCCAGACGTTATTTGCTGACCAGGAGGATAGACAGAGTCTCGACAAAGGAAAGGAAGAGCATCTCCCGGTTCTTCAAACCTCACCG CTTAAATCCCGCTGTAACGACAAAGCGAACGTCACCTGGGAAGATGAAAACGAGCAGAAGATTGAGAAAGAACAGCAGTTTATTCAAACCCTGCAAAGAGAATCCGTCATTGTTTTTTCCACGGGCAAGAAGCAAGACAGCTCGGCCCGTCGGCAGCGGCGCGGCCAGAATCCGTCAGAATTGGGAGAAGTGTGCCAGCCCGTTGGTCGCATCAACCTTGACGATGACATCGTGGACGGAG ACCAGAAGGCCTGTTGTGCTAGCAACACTGCGCTTCCGTTGCTGCCCAAGTCTTTTTCTCTCATGGATGACCTGCGTTTGGACAAGGAAGTTGCGTTCTATTTCTCCCATTCTACCTCAGATCATCTCAGGTTCTTAACTTCTCAACCACGCTGCCGCGACCCGGTGGCATCCTTGCTGAACTTTGAAGAGTCCACC ACATTTGTTCCACTGAGTTTGGATGCTCCCTCTCCGTGCTCCTCATCACTTGAAGCGAAGGGATATTCATGA
- the troap gene encoding uncharacterized protein troap isoform X2, with protein sequence MEASPPVLREKREDGSNAYFSRDSENQDPERNTLVRPRVSRLPVLVKSHHPPPPPFLVTQWEEKTLAGKVKKKKSCTRPKPFNISQRKSLKTDIVTLQPNIGAHATQPKNLVCIKTQKPKENPPTCSTVLKSTVAATKEKCKSPGTASGHSGTLKAKNGAHHGISSSSSSSSSSSSISLDNMAHLTRKDPVRNENYQDNLSSHPCDKAAELQSDPASLLSILRNESTCISSQSNATPRSQSYAMFPYQVSVTECRQKAAANQKEQVKVVGPTRATPVKPSRRGTSIDTPQRVPIKKSLAAADKAVEFKPDATSLQSILRNEAVCISSQSNATQRSQSYAMFPQVSLTKSHQKAAANQKEQVKVVGPTRATPVKPSRRGTSIDTPQRVPIKKSLAAADKAVEFKPDPTSLQRILRNEGVCISSQSNATPRSQSYAMFPQVPVSKSHQKAAASQNPGVRVVGPVRATPVKPSRRVTFIDTPQRVPTKKSLAAAVPTHQEANMVTPQRDSAPSPNMQVVQTLFADQEDRQSLDKGKEEHLPVLQTSPLKSRCNDKANVTWEDENEQKIEKEQQFIQTLQRESVIVFSTGKKQDSSARRQRRGQNPSELGEVCQPVGRINLDDDIVDGDQKACCASNTALPLLPKSFSLMDDLRLDKEVAFYFSHSTSDHLRFLTSQPRCRDPVASLLNFEESTTFVPLSLDAPSPCSSSLEAKGYS encoded by the exons ATGGAAGCATCTCCTCCAGTTCTTCGAGAGAAAAGGGAAGATGGGTCCAACGCATACTTTAGTAG GGATTCAGAGAACCAAGATCCTGAGAGGAACACACTCGTGCGGCCAAGAGTGAGCAGACTTCCAGTGCTGGTCAAGTCTCaccatcctcctcctccaccttttCTTGTTACTCAGTGGGAGGAGAAAACTTTGGCT GGGAAAGTCAAGAAGAAAAAGTCATGCACCAGGCCTAAGCCTTTCAATATCTCTCAGCGAAAGAGTTTGAAAACAGACATTGTAACTTTACAGCCAAACATTGGTGCTCATGCCACCCAGCCTAAAAACCTTGTTTGTATAAAAACCCAGAAGCCAAAAGAGAACCCCCCGACGTGTTCAACTGTGTTAAAAAGCACAGTAGCAGCAACAAAGGAGAAATGTAAATCTCCTGGAACAGCCTCTGGGCATTCTGGCACTTTAAAGGCTAAAAATGGTGCACATCATGggatttcctcctcctcctcctcctcctcctcctcttcttctatcTCTTTGGATAACATGGCCCATCTCACTCGCAAAGATCCGGTGAGAAATGAGAACTATCAGGATAATCTCTCAAGCCACCCATGTG ACAAAGCTGCAGAACTCCAGTCCGATCCAGCCTCTTTGCTAAGCATCCTGCGTAATGAGAGCACGTGCATCTCCAGCCAATCAAATGCAACTCCACGCTCTCAATCTTATGCCATGTTT CCGTACCAAGTGTCTGTTACAGAGTGTCGTCAAAAAGCCGCTGCCAACCAGAAGGAGCAGGTGAAGGTTGTAGGCCCCACGCGTGCAACACCTGTAAAACCGTCTAGAAGAGGCACTTCTATTGATACG CCACAGAGAGTTCCGATCAAAAAGAGTTTGGCAGCAGCAG ACAAAGCTGTGGAATTTAAGCCAGATGCCACCTCACTGCAAAGTATCCTGCGTAATGAGGCCGTGTGCATCTCCAGCcaatcaaatgcaactcaacgcTCTCAATCTTATGCCATGTTT CCACAAGTGTCTCTTAcaaagagtcatcaaaaagctgctGCCAACCAGAAGGAGCAGGTGAAGGTTGTAGGCCCCACGCGTGCAACACCTGTAAAACCTTCTAGAAGAGGCACTTCTATTGATACG CCACAGAGAGTTCCGATCAAAAAGAGTTTGGCAGCAGCAg ACAAAGCTGTGGAATTTAAGCCAGATCCCACCTCACTGCAAAGAATCCTGCGTAATGAGGGCGTGTGCATCTCCAGCCAATCAAATGCAACTCCACGTTCTCAATCTTATGCCATGTTT CCACAAGTGCCTGTTTcaaagagtcatcaaaaagctgctGCTAGCCAAAACCCGGGGGTGAGGGTCGTCGGCCCCGTGCGCGCCACACCTGTAAAACCATCGAGAAGAGTCACTTTTATCGACACA CCACAAAGAGTTCCAACTAAAAAGAGTCTGGCTGCGGCAG TTCCAACGCACCAAGAGGCCAACATGGTGACACCGCAGAGAGATTCAGCTCCCAGTCCAAACATG CAAGTTGTCCAGACGTTATTTGCTGACCAGGAGGATAGACAGAGTCTCGACAAAGGAAAGGAAGAGCATCTCCCGGTTCTTCAAACCTCACCG CTTAAATCCCGCTGTAACGACAAAGCGAACGTCACCTGGGAAGATGAAAACGAGCAGAAGATTGAGAAAGAACAGCAGTTTATTCAAACCCTGCAAAGAGAATCCGTCATTGTTTTTTCCACGGGCAAGAAGCAAGACAGCTCGGCCCGTCGGCAGCGGCGCGGCCAGAATCCGTCAGAATTGGGAGAAGTGTGCCAGCCCGTTGGTCGCATCAACCTTGACGATGACATCGTGGACGGAG ACCAGAAGGCCTGTTGTGCTAGCAACACTGCGCTTCCGTTGCTGCCCAAGTCTTTTTCTCTCATGGATGACCTGCGTTTGGACAAGGAAGTTGCGTTCTATTTCTCCCATTCTACCTCAGATCATCTCAGGTTCTTAACTTCTCAACCACGCTGCCGCGACCCGGTGGCATCCTTGCTGAACTTTGAAGAGTCCACC ACATTTGTTCCACTGAGTTTGGATGCTCCCTCTCCGTGCTCCTCATCACTTGAAGCGAAGGGATATTCATGA